The Teredinibacter sp. KSP-S5-2 genomic interval CGAATAGAACTTAAAACCATCCTAATTCTGTTTCATATACCTGATAGATAATTCTTCATATTTATCCATTAACATCCACTTTTCTTCTTGAGTCATAGTGGAGATTGCTTTTCCTTTATCACATCGCTCCTGAACGACAAATTCCTTCCAATCAGGAAAATCATCATAAGGCTCAGACACATAGGGTTTTGTCATATTCCCCAGCTTAATCAGATACTCTTCAGCATCCATACTGCCTTCCACTATTCTGAAGTGCTGCCAAAAATGAAATAGCCCAACAAGAAAAGCCATCATAGTTATCATCGAAGCAATAGAGATAGACTTAGCTACAACTGACTTGGAAACCATGTATCCAATAACAACCTCCGCCACTGTCCAAATCATCAATAACAAACTTATTAGAAGATAACTGCTAAACGGACTGAGTAGATAGGGTTTATGCTCCCATATATCACTCACACTCCAACACTCGAATGGGATAATAGTTATAAATATGTGTAACCTGAAGAAAAATAGAATTGAAATAATACTGATGACTAATACACAGACTCGCCATTCATGGTCATCCTGATTTTCCATGCCCAACCTAATGTTCAAAGTATCCCACCTAAGAATATTAATAACCTAAGGAAAGCTTAGTCTTGCTCTCCACTTAGCGGTCTAAAGTTCACATCATTTTAACTCAATGAGGAAGCGGGTAACCCTTCTTTTATACCACTATAAAAATTTCTATATAAATATTATTAATACGACAACAGCACTAGAATTTTTTTGCGCCTTATCAAATAGGCTAACACAATACCAGAGCCTTCGATATCCAAATAACAAGCCACGGAAGCAAGTAGATCCATCCGCCTCCTAGCTATAATGGCACGTAATTCTAAAGCATTCTCTCCTCAGTCCATATTCTGTTTCAAGGCCTCTGTTAATCTGCCAGCACTTGACCATGGCTACCCCTGGCAACATTGAGCTTATCGCTTTACAAACAAAAACGAAGGAGTAGTACATTAATAACTAAAAACATACAAAACCTCGCATTGGGAATAATACTCAATCTTACTGCCATATCCGCTACGGCAGTTCCTATTACCTATGAGTTTGAAGGAATTTTCTCTAGTGTGTCAGATTATGGAAATTACTTTTTTGAATCTTCACCACAGGGAATGACGTTTAGAGGACAATTCACCTACGATACTGAAGCTACCACCGGATGGGATTTCGGCCCAACTCATGGAGACTATACAAGCCCCAACAACTCACTTTCGTTCTCTATAGATGGAACGGGTTATAGTTTTCAGAGTGGCCGTATGAGCATGGGTGTGTTCAACAACTACTACTACCATTCTTTCGACGGTTTTCACTTAGTTGCAGTGAACACCTGGGGTGAGAGCTACGCTATGGATACTAACTTACCCGAAGCTGGGCCGCATATGGCTTTGGATTTCGGGTTAAATGATTTTACACAGTCCGTGTTTAACGGAACCGAGATTCCTTCTGAATTGCTTATTTCAGATTTCGACTCGCCACTACTAAGACTTTACGCAAGTGATTATGGTTTTTATGATGGCGTCGGTCGTGGGTTCTCTGAGCACAATTATGCGCTTTTCGGTACTTTGACCTCACTCAGTAAGATGAGTGCGGAAGTTCCGGAACCTAGCTCAATTATTCTTCTATGCTTAGGCTTGCTTGCTGTATCAATAAGACAACGGAAAGCACATTCAATCTAAATAGATTCGATCAATAAAGCGCCCCATGTTTGGGGCGTTTTTGATAGCACTCATAATGAATCTCGATTTTTATAAAAAAGACAAAAATAATCGAGTAGCCCATCAAGAGAAAAAGTTTTCGAACAAAAAACTATTGGCTTCTTTATATCGTTCTCTATCTCTATGCCTGCGTATACAACGTTAAGATATCTATTTTTCTTCTAGCACTTCTAAACCTATAACATCAGGCAATCACATACCACCGCATTAGCTTTTCGAGTTTCAACAGGCAAATTCAGTAATACTTTATTCGTAGTAGACATTTTTAACTAACATGCGAGTTTCTATTTCTTTCATTTTTTCTCTGTTATTACCGAGACTACGCTGAAGAACTCTAAATATGAATGCGTTTATCTTAACGGAGGTTTACAGATAGATATCAACACCACCAACAACAACTAAAAGAAAATCAGTTTTTTAATGTTAAATACTTAACACACTGACTCTCGTGTATTATTCAAACGAACTACGGAGTTGATCATGTGAGCTTATATGTGTTGTCACATTCACCACGACCTATGCATACACAGGAAAACCCACCGAGAACTCAGATGTATATTTCCGCCTATTACAGAACCACCAAGCCGAATAGATATATTAAATAAAAATACATAGATGTAGATCAAGACAATAAACATACCGATAAGCAACTAGAAGTATTTGTTGCAATCAACAAAATTGGTCACAGTTTTAAAATTTTCTAACCGAACATTTTTTATCCGCAATTGGTAGCGCGAGTTTTTTCAGTAAACGTTATTATTTCTACAACACCCTTTATCGGTAAGGCCTGCAGCCATATGCAACTTTTCATTTATTTTGAATTGCTATAAAAACATATTTTTTTTAAATTCAAACGCTATAGTCTTTATTTGCTTTTTTTACTCCCTTATTTCTCATTTTTTGCTTTTTTGCGGATTTTGGCTTTCACATCCTTACCCAAATCGGTTAGTCTCTACATTGCCCACATAAAGCGCCAAAAAATACAATAAAGCGCGAGGGCAACGGGTCCACCCATGGACTAAATAACTGAAGTGTATTAACCAATAACAATAAGTGAGAGATACAGAGTGTTAACTCTGATAACTTCAGTATCTAAAGGCTATAAAAGTAGCAAGAAGTACTTCCGATTGATCGGCTGATTATTGGGAGAGAGCCCCTTTCATAGCTGCGATGCATACGTTATTGGTCGAACCTTCTTTGAAACTATCTATCTAGTTAAATTAGGCAGACCAAAGATGATTAAGTCGACTTTTACGAAAACTGCCCTCGCGGCAGGTTTAGGCCTAGCAATGGGCTTATCCATGACAGCGAACGCAGCGAATAAACATGCGCATAACAAGACTGTTATCGGTTATGTTACCCAGTGGGATCAATGGAAAGACGCCAAAGCCGGCGTTGAAGCCAAAGGTCTTCTCAACCACCTGAACGTTGCGATGGACAACTACTCTATCGTTAACTGGTCATTCTTCGGTGTGGCTGCAGATGGTTCCCTACACTCGGGCGACTTGCGTAATAAGAATATCTACCAAGCAGGCGTACAACAGGAATCTGGTCCATTGTTTCACCCAGACCCGTACTCCAGCTGGGACTACTACATGCTGTGGGGTGAACTGGAACTAATCCAGTACGTTGGCGATGCTGACACTGCATTGCAAGCGCGTCTCACCGAGCAAGGCATCACTTATGACAACGCAACTTCCTCATGGGAGCACGCTGCGTCTGGCGTTAGTGGAAAATACCCAATTCCTCTTCGTAAAGCTGGCGGAGCACCAGGTATCATCGAATACGCTCACCAACACGGCACAAAAGTTATGGCATCTTTGGGTGGCTGGTCCATGGGTAAACACTTCCCAGAAGTAGCTGCTGACCCAGTAAAACTAGCTCGTTTCATCGCAGACTGTAAGCGTCTTATGGCTCTTGGTTTTGATGGTATCGATCTTGATTGGGAATACCCTGGTCACTTCGGTATGAACATTGAAAACAACAGCCCAGCAGACTTCGATAATTTCCTTAACATGGTGAAGGAAATCCGTACTGCAATTGGTCCTGACAAGCTAATCACTTCGGCATTCAAGGCAGACAAGCGCAACCTTGAAAACTTTAACTGGACCGAATTGAACAACTACATGGATTACTACAACATGATGACCTACGACTACCACGGTGGTTGGTCTAATCATGCTGGTCACAACTCGCCTCTTTATGACTATGACTTGAGCATACTTGACGGCAATGGCGATCCTGTTGCTGAAGATATCTACCGTCATTTCAACTTAGACGGCATTACTAAGTGGATGGTTGGCCAAGGTATTCCTGCTCAAAAAATTAACTTGGGTGTTGCTTTCTACGGTCGTTCTGTACAGACCGAACTACCTACTGATTTAGGTACACCAACGATCAAGCGTAACATCACTGTTCAGCCAGACGGCCCTGTTTCTTCCGCTATGGATAAAACTAACTTTGACGTGTTTGATGGTACCCCAATGTACCGCTACATTGAGCAAGTTAAAAACCAAGGCTGGACTGAACATTGGGATGCCCAAGCTCAGGTTCCATACTTAACTAAAGATGGTTTCTTCCTAAGCTACGACGACGAGCGCTCCGTAAAACTTAAAGGTGAGTACATTGCTAACCAAGGTCTTGCTGGTGCGATTGTTTGGGTTGCTCAAGGCGAAATCGAATGTGTAGGCGGCCACAGTGCCGATAAGATGCCTATCTGTACTGGTATCAACCCACGCATGTCTAACGCACTAAACGACGGCTTGGCCTTAGGTGGAAGCAGCTCTTCTAGCAGCTCTAGCTCTTCAAGTTCTTCTTCAAGCAGCTCCAGCTCTTCAAGTTCTTCTTCAAGCAGCAGCTCTAGCTCTTCAAGTTCTTCTTCAAGCAGCTCTAGCTCTTCAAGTTCTTCTTCAAGCAGCTCTAGCTCTTCAAGTTCTAGCGGCGGTAGCACTTGCCCTGCCTTCACTCTAGGTGCAACCTATGCAACTGGCGACAGCGTAACCAATGCAGGTGGTTCTTACACTTGTACCGTTGGTGGCTGGTGTTCAAACGGCAATGGTGCTTATGAACCTGGTGTAGGTTGGGCGTGGTCTTACGCTTGGACAGCAGCAGCTCCAGGAACTTGTACTGGAAGCAGCTCTTCTTCAAGCAGCTCTAGCTCTTCAAGTTCATCTTCAAGCAGCAGCTCTTCTTCAAGCAGCTCTAGCTCTTCAAGTTCATCTTCAAGCAGCTCCAGCTCTTCTGGCGGAACTGGCGGATGTGCTGCCCAAGGTATTGATGCAACTGCAATAAATGCTTACCCTAACTGGACGCAAAACGACTGGGCGGGTAACCCAAGCCATGCTTCTGGCGGTGATATGATGTCTAACAGTGGTGTGGTTTACCGCGCAAGCTGGTGGACTCAATCTGTTCCAGGCAGCGACGGTTCTTGGACTAAAGTTTGTGACATTTAATAGCTAGTTTGCTAATAAAATAAAAAGGGCGGCCATATGGTCGCCTTTTTTTTATTTATAGTTGAAGAAAAAAGAATAAAAACAGCAAAGACCATTTTATTTCCTGATGTTTCTTTTAGAAGAAATTTGGCATTTTTGAATTGTTGTCATTCATGGCCAACCAAACTCCACTATCCATGTCTCTGACCTACGGCCATCCTTGGCAGCCTAAAAGAAAATTTCTTACATATTCGAAACCAAAGTCATCCCGTTTTCTATCGCTAACAGTGTGATTTCCATTTTAGAGGTCACCACATTGCCGAGACTATCACGCGCAATAAACACGATTTCAATCAGCGTTTTATTATCGGGAGCAACCCCGTATATTTGCAGTTCTTTGGCATTAAACTCTAGCCATTGAGGTAGAGGGCTTCCATCAACAAGCTGCGCTTCAACCGTATATTGACCCGCGTGTGTAAAAGTATCCTCCGGTAAGTTAATAACAAATGGCTGATTACCTTTAACCGTTAACGGATTAAAGTGCTTCACGCTGATAAACCCATCATGCTTGTTCATCGACACCAATGAACTAACTGGAGCATATTCTGCCACCGAGAGTTTTATCGGTTCTTGCGTGTCAGCAAGGGTGTAATCCATTGGTGTAGAAACCGCAAATTGGTGTTGTTCATCATTCTGTTCTATGGCCGTTTCCGCTCCAATACTTGAGATGGTGCGAACAGGGAATGCAGCCTCAACAACCGCGGCAATATCTCTTGAACCTTGGGTATACACACCGGGAAGAATATCCGCATAGGCCTGATCTTGTGCGACAACGATGTAATTGTTTAGGTCGTTTCCGCTTAGGTGAGTCGTAATCATTACTCTGCGTTCAACCCCGGTATTGGCATTTGCAAAGTAACCCGCAGCGCCTAAGGTTACGTCATCCCCCTCAATCAGCCCTTCCATTGTCATTTGTGAAAGGTCTAGAGTTGCGGAGGTTGAACCGTCAAATAATTTATCCGCCGCAGTGATTCCAGACACAAGAATTGTTCTGGGGGTAATGGACGCTCGGGAAACCGAATCCGATGAAACAATATAATTGCTGGCATCTGAACCGGTGAACCTGCCATCAAGCAGCACGTCAATGTCTACCCCCACATGACTACTTGAGAATTCACCAAACAGTTCGATGGTAACGTCATCGCCATCAATTAACCCTGTAATATTTGCTAACTCAGGATTTATCGTGACCGCTGTTGTACCGTCATAGATTTTATCGTCGGCAATCACATTAGTAACCGTCAACGCTCTTTGGCTTATATCTGCCGATGAAGAAACCTGGTTAACAAAATGGTAGTTAGCAACATCACTGCCACTGTATGAGTTTGTTAACGCAACATACAAATCATTCCCCACGTTACGAGTTTCAAACTCACCCGTACTCGTCACACGAATATCATCCCCGGAAATTAAACCTTCGAAGTTGGCAAGGCTTACATCAACAGAAGCATTGGTTGTACCGTCGTAAATACGGTCTTCCGCAACCAAACCTGTTACCGTAATCTCTCTTTGGCTGATAGTCGCCGTGCTCGTGAGTTGGTTGGTAATAAGGTAGTTATCGAGATCTGCACCGGTATACGCCGAACTCAGAATCACAGTTCGATCAACACCGGCGTCTTTCGTTTCCAGTGTGCCAGTCACACTCAAATTTAAATCGTCACCCGCGACCAACCCATCCCAAATTGCACGACTACCATCAACCTCAACCGCAGTTGTACCGTCATAAACACGATCTATAGCTTCAATGCCTGATAAGGTAAGTTGACGCTGAGTGATGGTTGCTGATGTGCTGGCTTGATCAGTTATTATGTAATTACCCACATCGTTGCCAGAATAATTCAGGTCAAGATCAACACGGATATCGGCACTCGCATTACGACTGGCAAAACCCCCGGTGGCGCCCACATTCACGTCATCACCAATTACCAACCCATCCAATACCATGTCGGTGGTCACCACTGTGGCATCGCGCGTTCCATCGTAAACTCTGTCTTCTGCTGTAATACCACGAATAGTTAAATGTCTCGCCAAAATATCTGCTGTGGTTGTGGAAACGGCATCAATCCGATAATTGTGAAGATCTACACCACTGAACTCACCAACCAATAATACTTCCAGGTCTGTTCCAACATTACGTGTTGCAAAAACACCAGAGAAATTCACATCGACAAGGTCACCAGCCAATAAACCACCGGTATCCACAAGGCTGATTGTTGCAGCAGTAGTACCATCGTAAATACGGTCTTCCGCAGTAACCGATGAAATAAATACCGATCTCGGAGTAACAGTCTGCCCCCCTACTACGGTGATATCGCTATCAAAGTTAGCGCTGGTCACGGCGACATTAATCGCACCCAAATCGTAATTGCCCACCTGTAGTTCACCAGCGTTACTGAACTGAGCACTCATGGGTGTTAACTCAAAACTCGCAGAGCCACCAAAGCCATCGGTTAAACTCACACGATTACCGTTAACAACCACGTTACCTGTTAAATCGATAATGGATGAATCGCTGGAATCTAAATATCGAGCCTCGGTTACCACATAGTTTGCGGCATCACCGTATGCGTGGGCGGTATTGTTAAAGCTAATAAGTAGTTCGTCCGCACCAACAATACTGTAATCCCCTGCAACATATTGAATCGCGTAGTTTGTTGAAGTTAAACCGGATGCCACCAATACATCACCATAAACACCCGCTGCGTTGATCTCTGAATTCACTCGATTTATTGCTAACGAACCATCCAGGTCAGCAATGCTCTCACCGTTTACAAACCCCAAATAGGTTGCTCCGTTGTATCCCGCGGTATCCGCTTCACTCACAAATTTCGCATCGTTACCCACTACGACGGTTAAGTCCGCGGGTGTAATGGTGCCGCTGCCATCTATCCAGTGAAGAGAGTAGTTGCCGCTATCACCACCGTTTAGTGCAACGGTTCCCTGCTCAATGGTGCGAGCACCTGCATTGGCAGAGTCGTATTCAGCAAAGCCCACAATGCTGACTTCGTCGTCAACCAGCACACCCAGTAATTCACCGTACCCCAAACCCGCAGCCAGGACATTGGTGCCATTGTAGGTACGGTCTTCACCGGCGCTGCCGCTAAGGAACAGGCTCCTTGGGGTAATGCCTGCTGTTGTTGTTAGTTGACTGCTAATTGCGTAGTTATTTACATCGGCTCCGGTATAGGTATTGGTAAGATCAACCAGGCGGTTGTTGCCAACATTACGGTCACGGAAGGCACCTGTCACGCTTAGAGCAACAATATCGCCTTCTACAAGTCCGGTGTAAGTTATGTTGTCAGTATTCAGTGAAACAGATGTCGTTCCATCGTAGATTCGATCATCCGCAGTCACCCCGGCAACGGTTAAGCTCCTTGGGGTAATGGTTGCCAAAGCAGTTGCCTGATCAGTAATAAAGTAGTTATCAAGGTCAATACCGGAGTATTCGCTGGTAATGATTACTTGCTTATCCGCTCCTGCATTTTTGTCTTCAAACTCAGCATAAGAAACAAGGGACAGGTCATCGCCCAATATGATGTTATTGAAGACGGCACCGGAGGTATCCAGTTCAGCATCGGTTGTGCCATCGTATACTCGGCTGGCCGCAGTAATTCCGCTTACGGTGACTGCCCGAGGCGTCACGCTCAAGTTGCCAATTAAGGAAACATCGCTAAAGTTTGCACTGTCGGATTGAATATTCGCAGCTTCAACAACATAGCTACCCGCGTTAATTTCCCCGGCACTGCTGTTGGTTGTATTGAGCAGGCTCAAGGTTAAAGAGGCTGTGCCACCTGTGCTGTCATTCAGGCTAAGGCTGTTTCCGGTCACGGTTATCATGGAAGTCAGATCAACAATATTGTTGCTTCCCCCGTCCAGATAGCGTGCATCGGCAACCTGATAGCTTGGGGTTTCGCCGTAGGTAACGCTGGCATTGTCCATGCGAACCAGCAAAGTGTCAGCACCAACAATCTGGTAATCCCCTGGCTCGTACACAATATGGTAGTTGTCGGTATCAAGCCCGGAAGCGACGAGCACATCGGTATAACTGCCCGCAGTGCTTTGGTTGCCGGTACGAGTTATCACTAAGTTACCGGACAGGACATTGGTATTTTCACCATTGACAAAACCGGCATAACTCACACCGTTGTACCCGACAGTATCCGTTTCTGTCACAAACCGGGCATCGTTATTTACATAGACGGTGAGCTGTTCCGGCAAGATATCTGCAAAGGCTTGAGTATTTGAAGTCACACGGTAATTTGCCGCATCCGTACCCGAAATAAGAATGTCGGTCACATCAATAAACTTGTTTTGCCCTGCGCTGGAATCAAGGTAAGCCGCGTTGAAAGTAAAGTTAACATCGTCACCAGTGATAAGGTCCGCAGTTAAACTCACTTGGTTAGTAGCAAGCACAGTTCCGTTGTAGGCTCTGTCTACTGCGCTTGCGCTAAGAGTTAATTCCTTCGGAGTAATCGCTGCGCTCAACCCGGTGACCGGCACTAACTGGTAGTTGTTGCGGTCACTACCGGAAAGCAGAATATCTGTTGCTATAACGCCAATACCTGTGCCTGCATCAACAGAGTCAAACACACCGGATGCACTGATAAAAGCAATATCATCTGAGCCAATAACACCGACAGCACTGGCGGCAGCAGTACTGATTTGTGCCGTGGTTGTGCCATCGTATTCTTTATCAAAGGCAACCAGACCACTCACAATCAAGTCGGCGGCGGTGATAGTACCGATATCACCAACGGCAGATGTGGAAGTAAGGGTGTAACCGTAAACGTCTGCACTGCCCTCACTTACAGACACAATTTGCAGGCCATTGACGGTAATGTTTTTGCCTTCACCCACATTTTTGGTATCAAAAGTGCCGTTTACAGGATAGTTAAGGGTGATTACATCACCGTCTATTGCACCGGTTGTTGCATCATAGTTCGCTGACGTTAGTACGGCATTAGTAGTTGAATCATAAACACGCCCAACACTGCCTGTCAGGGTGACGGTTATTTGTGGAGAGACTTCGTATATAAAACCGTTTCGCCCATTGGTTGCACCGGGAAGCACAGTAAACAGGTTAGCGTTGTAGTGTTTAAAGTCCGGGGTTAAGCCGCCACGGGTATCCAGGCCAGGATTGGAGGAGTACACCAACCAGCGACCGGTATTGGTTTGCAACGCAGATGCACCCGCGTTGTTAATAAAGTTATCGGTAGAGGCAATTAAGATATCCCCTGCACCAGTGCTGGTGACGGCACCATCCAGCACCATATTGCCCGCGCTGTTGCGCAGATCAATATCACCCGCCGAGCTGGTTACGCCTCCAGCAGCCACAGTCAATGTTGCGCTGTTGCGTAATGAAAGCCCGCCAGCGCCAACGCTGGCTGTAACGGCAGAAATTGCATTTCCTGAATGGTTAAAGGTAACTGTTCCACCGGTTACATTCAGGTTGCTGAATGAAAGCGCGCCCTGGCCTTCCACATTTCCAGAACCTGCGTTCACGGCTAATGTAGCGCCGCTGGAAGCACTGGTTACACTATTTTCAAAGGTGATGTTCTGGTTATTTGTATTAATGGCTGTGGTGACAGAACCCGCGTCTAAATCAAGGTTTCCAGCAAAAGTAATCTCCCCTGAAAATGCTTGGTAACCAGTACCATTCAGGTCAATATTGTTTGCCGTAATATTGATGCTTGCTGCTGTTACGCTGGCCAAGTCTGTCTGGCTTGCGGAGGTAATAAGCAAGTTGCCCAGTTGACCGTTCGTAGCTGTTCCCATATCACCAGCGAACTCAACGGCCCCGGTACCAGCAGTCACAGTCACATTATTTGCTTCTGAGGCTTGGCTGTTCAGAGTGCCTGTCACTTGAACATTGGCACCAGCCGATGCGTTGTTGGTGGTATCAACAATTAACTCGCCATTGATTGTCATATCACCATCAAAGGTAATGGCCGAACCATCTGAGCGATAAGTGCTGTTGGTTGCAATGGTTGAGGCTGTGTAAGTTTGTGTACCGGTTGTATCCACATCGCTAACAGAGATAGAACCACCGGCAAGGTCAACACTGGTAAGCGCTGTTGTTCCACCCACCACACCAGCAAGGTTAACAGCACCTGTGGTACTGGCTTGCAGTGATTGCGAACCATTAATGGTGCCGTCAAAAGCAATGTCACCGGAACCGGTGGTAATGCTGGTATCTCCGGCTAAACCGGTATTGCCTGCAACATCAAAACTTGCATTGGTTGTTGTGTAGCTGCCATTTAGAGTGGCGTTATTTCCGTAGCTTTGCGCTCCTGTCGTGGTAACGTTTTGCAGGCTCACATCACCACCAGCATTGGTTGTAACGCTAGTCAGGGCTGTGGTTTCACCCACATTGCTGCTAAAGGTTGTACTGCCGGAACCATTCAAGGCCAGAGTTGCTGCACCATCTACCGCTCCGGTAAAGGTTGCATTACCGCTACCCGTATTTATGCTGGTTGCGCCCGCCAAAGTGGTTGTTCCATCCACACTGAGGTTGGCGTTGGTGGTTGTGTAGGTGCCGCTCAGGGTTGCGTCTTCTCCGTAGCTTTGCGCCCCGGAGGTAGTTACGCTCTGCGCACTCACACTACCGCCAGCATCTGTGGTTAAGCTGGTTAACGCTGTAGTACCACCAAGCTCGCTATTGAAGATTGTGCTACCAGAGCTGTTTATTGCCAGGGTTTGTGCACCGTCCACGGTACCGGTAAAGGTTGCGTTGCCACTGCCAACATTAACGGATGTTGCTCCAGCCAGGCTGGTATCACCACCCACAGAAAGATTGGAATTGGTTGTGGTGTAGGTTCCATTGAGGGTCGCATTATCTGCGTAATTCTGAGTACCTGTTGTGGTCACATTTTGCAGACTGACATTACCGTCGGCATCTGTGCTTAAGCTGGTTAAGGCGGTTGTTGCACCCACATCACCGGTAAAGGTTGTTGTACCACTGCTGTTTACCGCCAATGTTTGTGCACCGTCTACGGCACCAGTAAAGCTCGCATTACCGCTACCCACATTCACATTGGTAGCTCCAGCAAGGGTAGTTGCACCACCAACAGTCAAGTTGGCATTGGTTGTGGTGTAGGCTCCATTAAGGGTCGCATTATCTGCGTAATTCTGTGCACCTGTTGTGGTCACATTTTGCAGACTGACATTGCCACCTGCATCTGTGCTCAAGCTAGTTAAGGCGGTTGTACCACCTACATCACCACTAAACGTTGTACTGCCGCTGCTGTTTACCGCCAGGGTTTGAGCACCATCTACTGTGCCAGTAAAGCTCACACCGCCACTGCCCACATTCACATTGGTCGCACCAGCAAGTGTGGTTGCACCACCAACGCTCACATTGGCATTGGTAGTGGTATAGGTTCCAGCAAGGCTGGCATTGTCGCCGTAGCTTTGTGCTCCAGTGGTAGTTACATTTTGCAGGCTGACATCACCGCCCGCGTCGGTAGTCAAGCTGGTTAGCGCAGTGCTGCCACCTACATCGCTACTGAAGGTAGTGGTGCCGCTACTGTTTACAGCCAGGGTTTGGGGTCCGTTAACAGCACCGGTAAAGGTCACATTACCACTGCCAGAATTGATATCTGTGGCACCAGCTAACGTGGCGGTTCCGTCAACATTTATGTTGGCATCCGT includes:
- a CDS encoding PEP-CTERM sorting domain-containing protein encodes the protein MSDYGNYFFESSPQGMTFRGQFTYDTEATTGWDFGPTHGDYTSPNNSLSFSIDGTGYSFQSGRMSMGVFNNYYYHSFDGFHLVAVNTWGESYAMDTNLPEAGPHMALDFGLNDFTQSVFNGTEIPSELLISDFDSPLLRLYASDYGFYDGVGRGFSEHNYALFGTLTSLSKMSAEVPEPSSIILLCLGLLAVSIRQRKAHSI
- a CDS encoding glycosyl hydrolase family 18 protein: MTANAANKHAHNKTVIGYVTQWDQWKDAKAGVEAKGLLNHLNVAMDNYSIVNWSFFGVAADGSLHSGDLRNKNIYQAGVQQESGPLFHPDPYSSWDYYMLWGELELIQYVGDADTALQARLTEQGITYDNATSSWEHAASGVSGKYPIPLRKAGGAPGIIEYAHQHGTKVMASLGGWSMGKHFPEVAADPVKLARFIADCKRLMALGFDGIDLDWEYPGHFGMNIENNSPADFDNFLNMVKEIRTAIGPDKLITSAFKADKRNLENFNWTELNNYMDYYNMMTYDYHGGWSNHAGHNSPLYDYDLSILDGNGDPVAEDIYRHFNLDGITKWMVGQGIPAQKINLGVAFYGRSVQTELPTDLGTPTIKRNITVQPDGPVSSAMDKTNFDVFDGTPMYRYIEQVKNQGWTEHWDAQAQVPYLTKDGFFLSYDDERSVKLKGEYIANQGLAGAIVWVAQGEIECVGGHSADKMPICTGINPRMSNALNDGLALGGSSSSSSSSSSSSSSSSSSSSSSSSSSSSSSSSSSSSSSSSSSSSSSSSSSSSSSGGSTCPAFTLGATYATGDSVTNAGGSYTCTVGGWCSNGNGAYEPGVGWAWSYAWTAAAPGTCTGSSSSSSSSSSSSSSSSSSSSSSSSSSSSSSSSSSSSSGGTGGCAAQGIDATAINAYPNWTQNDWAGNPSHASGGDMMSNSGVVYRASWWTQSVPGSDGSWTKVCDI